The Kitasatospora albolonga nucleotide sequence GCGCAACGCCAACGCCCGCCACCCCGACGTCCTCGCCGCACAGCGCAAGGAACGCGCCCGCATTCGCAGCGAGAAGGGCATCCGCTGGGGCGGCAGACCAGCCCTCGCGGCGTGATCAAGAACGGTCCACGCCTTCCTCGCTAGAGGCGGCGTGCCGCAACAACCGCTGAGCTGGCGGGCGTTGTGAGAACTTCAGTGGCGTCCAGGGCCGGATGAGTGAGGTAGAACAGGCGGAGCTCATCGACTTCGCCGCCGAAACGAGGCGGCCAATGGGGCGATGGGGTGAAGTCGTCCAGGATGAGAAGGCCACCGGGAGCCAGCAGCTCGACGACCTGCTCGGGGTCGTCACGCTTGCCTCCGCCGTCGCAGAAGAAGACATCGAAGGGAGCGTGCTGCTCAAGCAGCCGCCAGTCCCCGGTGAGGACGCTGACGCGGTCGTCGTCCGCGAAGACACCAGCCGCTCGACGCGCAAGCTCCTCGTCCCGTTCCACGGTGACCAAGCGGGCACCGGCGCCAAGCCCGCTGTGCAGCCAGGCGGTACCCACGCCCGAGCCGGTGCCGCTCTCCGCAATGACTCCGTGGGGTTTCGCAGCAGCGGCC carries:
- a CDS encoding transferase, with amino-acid sequence MIMAERAVPSRVVAAERVASEAGFKKSCIPEVGRLLRLAAAAKPHGVIAESGTGSGVGTAWLHSGLGAGARLVTVERDEELARRAAGVFADDDRVSVLTGDWRLLEQHAPFDVFFCDGGGKRDDPEQVVELLAPGGLLILDDFTPSPHWPPRFGGEVDELRLFYLTHPALDATEVLTTPASSAVVAARRL